ACGTTTTTATGCATATTTGTTTTTAAGGTATCTTTTAAAAAAAGAATAAGTATTCTTCCTCTCTGCATTTGGTATCTTTTCAATAACAAATATTTTTTAAATTAATTTAGGTTTCAGTTAGATATGTTATCTGTTTCACTGATTATTGAAAGTGCTTTACATGAAAAACCTTACTAAGTCAATTAAGAAACGATATATTATTTTTATGCTTACAATTGGAATAATTATTATTTCAGTCGTACTAATTATCAATCGTAGTATCAATTTACAAAATACCACCACTAATAACCTTAATTTATCGAGTAAACAAGGTTATTTAATGGAACGTATTGAACGTCAGGTTTATTATTTTTCTAAGAATAAGGATGCACTCTCTGATGTCAATGAACTTAATAAGTTAAAAGAGCTTTCGAATGAATTGGAAGTTTCTCGTAATTACTTGTATTCAAAAAACATAAAAGAAGGTAATAATAGAGTTATTGATTCATTGTTTAAGGTTATTGAACCTGATTACAATAAAATACTTACTTCTATTAGAAATATTTTTAACAATAAAGAAGAATCTGTAGTGAATACATCATTACAAACAATATGGGAGTCCGAAATCCCTTTTTTTAAAACGATGGATCTTATCGTAAATTCATATGAAAAAGAAGCCAGTAAAAAACTTCAAAAATTAAAATATACAATATTTTTTCTTGGTGTTATTGCAGCACTTATATTATTAGGGGAATTTATGTTTGTATTAGTTCCTGCTTTTAATCAACTTTTAAAAAAACATAATGAACTTGAGCAGGCTAATAAAGAATTAGCCATCTCAGAAAATAAGATAAAAGAGAACATGTTAGAGTTAACAAAGCTCAAAACAGATTTAGAGATAAAAGACACATATAACAAAGTTTTTATTGAGCAGGCTCCAACGGCCATTGCTATGCTTGATAAAGATATGAAATACATTGCAGTGTCTCAACGTTGGATAAAAGATTATAAAATGGAGGGTCAAGAAATTATTGGTCGTTCTCATTATGATATTTTTCCAGAAATAGGAGATGATTGGAAAGCAAATCATCAAAAAGGTTTAAAAGGCGCTATAGATGTTTGTGATGAAGCACCTTTTGTTCGTGCAGATGGCACTGTACAATGGATTTATTGGGATGTGCGTCCTTGGTACATTTCAGAAGGAAATATAGGTGGTTTAATAATGCATACTGGAGATATTACGCATTTAAAAGAAAAAGAAGAAGAGCGGGTTCAAATTGAAATAATATTAGATAAAACAAATGAAGTGGCACGTATTGGAGCTTGGGAAATAAACTTAGAAAAAGATAGGATTTTTTGGAGTAAAATGGTTCGTGAAATCCATGAAGTGCCTGAAAACTATGAACCAGATTTAGAAACTGCTATTAATTTTTTTAAGGAAGGAGAAAGTAGAAATATACTCGAAAAAGTAGTTGGGGAAGCTATGGAACATGGTACTCCTTACGATGTTGAGGTAGAGCTTGTTACTTTAAAAGGTAATATTCTTTGGACACGTGCTATGGGCCAAGCAGAAATTGTAGGTGGTAAATGTATACGGCTTTTTGGGGTGTTTCAGGATATAAATGATAAGAAGCTTTCACAATTAGCTTTAAACAAGGCACATACAGAATTGAAGGCCATATTTAATTCTGGAGCTGTATCCATAGTAGCGACTGAAGTTGATGGTATTATTAGTCATTTTAATCACGGAGCAGAAATTTTAACTGGATATTCAGCATCTGAAATGATCGGGTTGCAAAGACCAACGTTTTTTCATCTACGAGAAGAATTAGATAAGTTTAGAATTGATATAGCAAAACAATATAATAAAAATCCGATAGGTTTTAGTGCACAAGAAGAATTGTCAAAACATAATGCCTACGATACCCGAGAATGGACATATAAAAGAAAAGATGGATCCACCATACCTGTTCAATTAACCTTAACGTCAATTAAGGATGATCAAGGTGAACTTATAGGCTTTTTAGGTATCTCAACTGATATTTCTGAAAAAAGAATTGCTCAAGATGAATTATTGAGAAAAAATCAGTTATTAAATTTTGCAGAAGAGATTACTTTGATGGGGAACTGGCAATGGGATACTGTTACAGATAAAGTAAAATGGTCGAATAATCTATATAATATTTTTAAGCTGGATAAAAGAATAGATAATTTAAAGTTTGATACTTATTTTAATTTCGTTCACCCTGAAGATAAAGACATTGTAGCCGATTATTTTAATAAAACAGTAGAAGAGAAAAGTCTAAATAGATTTACGCATCGTATAATAACAGGAGATGGGGAATTAAAATTCATTCAGCTTTTAGGAGAAGTTATTACCAACAGTAAAGGTGAAGTTATTGAAATGATTGGTACTTGTCAAGATATTACTGCTAGTAAGGTTTCTGAAAAAGAATTGCACGATGCACATGTACAATTGCAAGCTATATTTAATTCTGGACCCATAGGCATCGTAACTACTGATATTAAGGGTGTTATTAATTATTTTAATCGCGGGGCAGAAATTTTAACTGGATATTCAGCATCTGAAATGATGCGATTGCAAACGCCATTTATTTATCATACAGAAGAAGAATTAGATAAGTTTAAAAGTGACATTGCAAAACAGTATGATAAAAATCCGATAGGTTTTCATCCACAATTAGAATTGTCAAAAAATAATGCCTACGATACCCGTGAATGGACTTATATTAGGAAGGATGGCTCAACATTACCTGTTCAACTAACTTTAACGGGAATTAAAGATGAGCAAGGTAAAGATATTGGATTCTTAGGTGTTTCAATTGATGTTTCTGAAAGAAGAAAATCTGAAAATGAACTTTTACGAAATAATAAGTTGCTCAATTTTGCAGAGGAACTTACTATGATGGGGAATTGGCAAGTAGATTTAGTTAACAATAGTGAGAAATGGTCTAAGAATTTGTATCATATTTTTGGACTTGAAGAAAATACAGAGATAACAAGGAATACGTTCATAAGTTTTGTTCATCCAGAAGATAAAGAAAGAGTAGCTAAGCATGTAGAGAAGTCAATTAAAGATAAAAATTTCAATGATTTAATGTTTCGCATTAAATTAAAAAATGGAACCATAAAAACACTACTAAACTTGGCGGAAATTGTTGTTGATACTATGGGGAATGTTATTGAATTAGTTGGTACGTGTCAAGATGTAACACAGCAAAGGATGGCTGAAAAGAAATTCAGAGGTCTTTTAGAATCAGCACCAGATGCTATGGTGATAGTAAATGAAAGAAGACAAATACAACTTATTAACAAACAAGCAGAAATATTATTTGGGTATTCAGCAGAAGAACTATTTGAAAAAAGGGTAGATATTCTCATTCCAAAACGATTTAGCAGTACCGATCCTAGAACTAAAGTTATGGGAGAGGCAAAAGAATCCATTGCAATAAATAAAAATGGAAAAGAAATTCCGGTACAAATAAGCTTTAGCCCCTTACAAACAGAAGAGGGATTGTTAGTGTCTGCTGCCATACGGGATATTACGGAACAGAAATTAGCAGAGAATGAATTGTTACGAAAAAATCAGTTATTGAGTTTTGCAGAAAAAATAACCATGATGGGGAATTGGCAATTGGATCTCGTTACCAATAATATGAAATGGTCTGCTAATCTTTATCAAATTTTTGGACTTGAAGAAAACACAAAACTAACTTTTGATACATATCTTAGTTTTGTTCATTCAGAAGATATAGAAAAAATAATTAAGCATAAGGAGGTCGCATTTAGAGATAAAAAGTTTGATAATTTAATACATCGCATCAAACTAAAAGATGGAACTGTAAAAACAATACAACTCTTGGCTGAAGTAATTACAGATACATCGGGTAGAATTATTGAAGTAATTGGTACTTGCCAAGATGTAACGGCGCAAAAAATGGCTGAGAATAAATTTAGAGGGTTGTTAGAGTCTGCTCCAGATGCCATGGTAATTGTGAATGAAAAAGGAAAAATACAATTAATAAACAAACAAGCTGAAAAACTATTTGGATATTCACTAGAAGAATTGTTTGGGAATTCAGTTGAGATATTAATTCCCAAAGGATTTTCAGTTACTCATAGTGTAGATGATAATGGCTTTTTTTTCAATCCAAAAACGATAGGTATAGGAGAGGGAAAAGAGTTATTTGGAATAAATAAAAAAGGAAAAGAAATTCCTATACAAATAAGTTTGAGCCCCCTTCAAACAGAAGAAGGGTTATTAGTGTCGGCCGCGATACGGGATATTACAATCCAGAAATTGGCTGAGAATGAATTATTACGAAAAAATCAGTTATTAAGTTTTGCAGAGAAAATAACCATGATGGGGAATTGGCAAATGGATGCTTTTACTAGCACTATACAATGGTCTGCTAACCTTTACAAAATTTTTAGAATTGAAGAAAAAACAGAACTAAATTTTGATGTGTACTTGAGTTTTGTTCACCCCGAGGATTTAGAAAAAGTAATTAAACATAGAGAGGCGTCTATTAAAGATAAAAAATTTACTGATTTAATGCATCGTGTCAAATTAAGGGATGGAACCGTAAAAATGATACAACTCTTAGCGGAAGTTATCACTGATAATTTGGGTAATGTTATTGAATTAATTGGTACTTGCCAAGATGTAACGGCGCAAAAAATGGCTGAGAATAAATTTAGAGGGTTGTTAGAGTCTGCTCCAGATGCCATGGTAATTGTAAATGAAAAAGGAAAAATACAATTAATAAACAAACAAGCTGAAAAACTATTTGGATATTCATTAGAGGAATTGTTTGAAAAATCTGTTGAGATTCTCATTCCTGGACGATTTATTGGGAATCATAAGGCACATCGTGATGGTTTTTTCTCCAATCCAAAAACTAGAGGAATGGGTGATGGAAAAGAATTATTTGGAATAAATAAAAGTGGACATGAAATTCCCATACAAATAAGTTTAAGCCCTTTACAAACAGAAGAAGGGTTATTAGTATCGGCAGCAATTCGAGATATTACAACACAAAAATTAGCTGCCCGAAAAATAATTGAGTCAAAAGAAAGCTTAGAGGTATTAGCCAATAAGTTAACAGTTCAAAATACCCAACTTGCAGATTTTGCGCATATTACTTCTCATAATTTACGTGCTCCAGTAAGTAACCTTAATTCGCTTTTGGGTTTTTACAATACCTCAGAAAATGAAGAGGATAAAGCTAGTTTATTTAAGAAATTTGAAAAAGTCATTAATCATCTTACTCAAACACTAAACACTTTAGTCGCAGCAATAAAAACTAAAAATGAAACCTCACAGAATCTTGAAGAGATTACGTTTGATGAAGTTTTAATTAAAACAAAAGAAATTCTTTCTGGTGAAATTTTGAAATCAGGCATTATAATTACAAGTGATTTCTCTAAAATTAAAAAAGTTTCGTACAATAAGGTTTATTTAGAGAGTATTTTCCTTAACTTAGTGGGTAATGCAATAAAATATAGATCTGATGGTCGTTTACCAGAATTATTTATCGAGTCTGAAATAGAAAAAGGTAAAATAAAACTAAAATTTAAAGATAATGGCATGGGGATTGATTTAAAAAGACATGGGAGCAAATTATTTGGATTGAATAAAGTTTTTCACAGACATCCAGATGCTAAAGGTGTAGGGTTGTTTATGACAAAAATGCAAATTGAAGCAATGGGAGGTAAAATCTCAGCAACAAGCGAAGTGAATATAGGCTCTACTTTTAACATAAATTTTAATTAATAACATGAATGACCCTTTAAATATATGTATTGTTGATGATGATGATATTTATCAATATACCATCATCAAAACATTAGAGTCTCTAAAATTGGCAAAAAAAATAATTGTTTTTTCAGACGGAGAAGAAGCGATAGATTTTATGATGGACAATCTTAACAATATGGATGAACTGCCAGATGTTATTTTTTTAGATATCAATATGCCCATTATGGATGGATTCCAGTTTATGGAAGAATATGTAAAAATAAAACCTAATATCGGTAAAAAAATAATAATATATATGGTGTCTTCTTCTGTAGATCCCATTGATATAGAAAAAGCTAAAAGTATCACTGGAATTTCTGATTACATAATAAAACCCATACATCCAGGCGAATTAAAGTCTATTTTAGAAAAATTGGATATTAAAGGAATGTTATAAGAATCGTTTATAACTAGGTTTTAATAGTGTCGTTTTCTAAATAATAATTGATCTTAATTCAAAATATTCCTCAAAAAATATTAAATAGAATAGAAGGGTATTAAAAATTATAGATTAAATTTAGCGATATAAAAAATATTAAATTATGACAGTAAATTTTCAATATGTAGGTGTAGATGTAAGCGATACATTATCGGCTTTTACCGAAGAAAAGTTAGAAAAACTATTTATTAAATATGAGTTTTTAATAAGTGCCGCCGTGTATTTTAAACAAGATGAGAATAAACACGACACAGGTAAAATATGCAATATAGAATTAAGTTTACCAGGACCTAGAATTTTCGCCACTTCTACCGAACGAAATTTTGAAGTATCGGTAAGAGAAACAATTAGCGACTTAGAGCGCCAATTAGAAAAACGAAAAGAAGTTTTTAAAACACATTAATCAATTAACAATTGTTAATTGATCAGCGGTGGTGGTAGGGTTCGTTTCTTAAAATTGTAAACCCTCTATAAAGTTGCTCTATAAAAAATAAGCGAATCATTTGATGGGAAAATGTCATTTTAGATAGTGATAGTTTCCCATTTGCTTTGTTATAAACATCTTGTGAAAACCCGTAAGGACCTCCAATAACAAAAATCAATTGTTTTATTCCAGAATTCATATGCTTTTGCAAATATTCAGAAAAAGCAACAGAACTTTGTTGTTTTCCATTTTCATCTAACAAAATTAGAACATCGGTAGCACTTAATCTGTTTAAAATAAGTTCGCCTTCTTTTTGTTTTTGCTGTTCTTCGCTTAAGTTTTTAGTGTTTTTTAAGTCTGGAATAATATCAATTGAAAACTTAATATAAAAACCTAATCGTTTGGTATAATCATCCATTAACGATTGTAAATCTCTATTATCAGTTTTTCCTATGGCAATTAATTTGATGGTCATAATGGCAAAATTAACACTTAGTATTTATGAATAATGAATTTAAATATGAAAAATTTATAAAATTCATAAATGTAAAATTTAAAAAAGTAAATCAATTTCTTATTTTTGTGGCAAATCAACCTAAGATTATGATAACACAAGAGCAATTTGATCAAGAAGTCAAGTCAATAATTTCTAACGCCATTCGAGAAGATGTTGGAGACGGCGATCATAGTTCATTAGCATGTATACCCAATAATGCTAGAGGCAGAGCAAAACTTTTAGTTAAAGATAAAGGGATTATTGGTGGCGTTAACTTTGCTAAAAAGGTTTTTGCTTATGTTGATAAAAATTTAAAGTTAGAAGTTTTAATTGAAGATGGCTCTGAAGTTACCTATGGCGACATCGTTATGTATGTTGAGGGTTCGTCGCAATCGATACTAAAAGCAGAGCGTACAGTATTAAACGCGATGCAGCGTATGAGTGCTATTGCAACAAAAACAAAAATGTTTGTTGATTTATTAGAAGGTACTAAAACTAAAGTATTAGATACCAGAAAAACAACTCCAGGTATTCGTGTGCTAGAAAAGTGGGCAGTTAAAATTGGAGGTGGTGAAAACCACAGGTTTGCTTTATACGATATGATTATGTTAAAAGATAATCATATTGATTTTGCTGGAGGTATTACCAAAGCTATTGAAATGAGCAAGCAGTATTTAAAAGACACAGGAAAAGATTTACAGATTATGGTTGAAGCTAGAAATTTGACCGAAGTTGAAGAAATTCTACAAAATGATGGTGTCTTTAGAATTTTACTTGATAACTTCGATTATGAAGATACAAGAAAAGCTGTGAAAATGATTGGTAATATTTGTCTTACCGAATCATCTGGAAATATTAATGAAACAACCATTAGGCATTATGCAGAATGTGGGGTAGATTATATTTCATCGGGAGCTTTAACACATTCTGTTCATAATATGGATTTAAGCTTAAAAGCAATCAAGTAGTGTTACTTATTATTTTTTAATGTGAGTATAATGTGTTTTTATTATACGCACATTTTTAATTTTAATAACTTTGTTATGAATTTTAACGTAAATTATTAATGACAAAGCCCCTTGAAGAAAAGCTCGATAAAATTCCTATTGTAAATATTTTAGTGCGTTTTTTTAAACGGGCCAAATTACCAGGTCTTGAGGGGCTATCGTTTTACGATTTATTAGAACTTTATATTACTGGTATTGTAAAAGGCGCCTTAACCACCAGGGCGAGTGCTATTGCTTTTAGTTTTTTCATGGCGTTGTTTCCTTTTTTACTTTTCATTTTAATCATTATACCTTATGTTCCAATAGACGATTTTAAAATTGAGTTTTTAAGGTTTTTAGAATCTTTTTTACCACCAAGTACTTCCGATTTTTTCTTTGAAAATATTTTTGAAGGGATTGATAATTCGCAGCGAGGTGGTTTGTTATCATCGGTATTCGTATTATCAATTGCACTTATGGCAAATGGTGTGAATGCTTTGTTTTCGGGGTTTGAGAACTCATATCACGAACAATTATCTAGAAATGTGTTTCGTCAATATTTATTTGCATTAGGTGTTGCTTTAATATTGGCTTTTTTATTGATTATTACCATAGCTGTATTAGGCTATTTTCAAATTTATGTGGTTCAAAAGGTATTAGATACATTACATGATAAGGGATATAACGTTGCGGAACAAAGTGTTTTTTGGTTTAACATGGCTAAATATGTGTTCTTTGTATTTATAGTATATATAGCAACGGCAACCATGTATTATTTCGGAACGAAAGAAGGGAAATACTCTAAATTCTTTTCTGTGGGAGCCAGTTTTACCACATTTCTTATTATTTTATTGTCTTTTTTATTTGGTATTTATATTGAAAATTTCGGACAGTATAACAAATTATACGGATCTATTGGTGCACTTTTAATTCTCATGTTTTATTTGTGGATAAATGCTAATATTTTATTGCTGGGGCATGAACTAAATACATCTTTAAATAAATTACATAAAAGGTCATAGAGTATGCCATATTTTATAGACATTATAATACCTGTACCGCTTCAAAAGTTATTTACTTATAGTATAACCACTGCCGAAGCTCAATTTTTAAAACCAGGTATACGTGTGTCTGTTCCTTTCGGAAAATCTAAAATTTACACGGGAATTGTTGTTAAAATTCATTCGGAAGCACCAACAGCTTATGATGCGAAAGAGATTCATCAAATTTTGGATGAAGTCCCTATAGTAAATGAAAAGCAATTAAAGTTGTGGCACTGGATAGCTAATTATTATATGTGTACACTAGGAGACGTGATGCGTGCTGCTTTACCAAGTGCCTTTGTGTTAGAAAGTGAAACCATAATAACAAAGCATACCAAAACTATTGATGCGTCTATTTTACAAGATGATGAGTTTTTAGTTTATGAAGCATTACAACATCAATCATCATTAAAAATCCATGACATTTCTAATATTCTGGATAAAAAAAATGTGCTTCCCGTTATCAAACGATTGATTGAAAAGGATGCCATTGCTGTAGAAGAAGAAGTATATGAAAAGTACAAACCAAAGTTAGTACGTTATGTTAAGATGCATCCTCATTATACTTCTGAAGTTTCGTTGCAGAAATTATTAGAAGATTTAAGTAGAGCGCCTAAACAGCACCAAGTAATTTTAACCTTGTTTTCTATTTCAGCCACCACAAAAAAACCAGTGAAAGTCGCCGATTTATCCAAAGAGAGTGGTGCTTCACCAGCAATAATTAAATCGTTGATTGATAAAGGCATTCTTGAAGAATATTTTATTCAAACCGATCGGGTTCAATATTCAGGGGAAGATAACGAAGATTCAAAAAATCTAAACGAGTATCAAAATACAGCATTAACCGAAATAAAAGAATCGTTTAAAGAACAATCTGTTGTGCTACTTCATGGTGTGACTTCTTCAGGAAAAACGGAAGTGTATGTGAAACTTATTGAAGAGGCTTTGAATGAAGGACGTCAGGTTTTATATCTATTGCCTGAAATTGCATTAACAGCGCAATTAATCACCCGTTTACAGAATTATTTTGGTGAACAAGTAGCGGTGTTTCATTCTAAATATTCATCGCATGAACGGGTTGAGGTTTGGAATCATGTTTTAAACAATTCCACAAAAGCGCAAATAGTATTAGGAGCGCGTTCCTCGATATTTTTACCATTCCATAGTTTAGGATTGATAATTGTAGATGAAGAACACGAACAATCCTTTAAACAATTTGATCCAGCACCACGCTATCATGCACGGGATACAGCCGTTGTTTTGGCACATATTCACGAAGCTAAAACGCTTTTAGGTTCTGCAACGCCCAGTTTAGAAAGTTTCTTTAATGCGAAACAAAATAAATATGGTTTTGTAGAAATCACAAAACGATTTAATGATGTTTTAATGCCAGATATTGAGCTGGTCGACATTAAAGATAAGTTGAAAAAGAAACGCATGAAAGGGCATTTTAGCGATCGACTTGTTGAAGAAATGACCGAAACTTTACGCGAAGGCCATCAAATTATATTATTTCAAAACCGCCGCGGGTTTTCGCCTATTGTAGAATGTCATACCTGTGGGCATTCACCACAATGTCCAAATTGTGATGTGAGTTTAACGTATCATCAATTTAGAGATCAACTGCGCTGTCATTATTGTGGATTTGTTGAAATAATGCCTAAAAATTGTAGAGCCTGTGGGAGTCCTGAACTAGACAACAAAGGTTTTGGAACTGAACAGATAGAAGAAGAAGTTAAACTGCTATTTCCAGATCATAAAGTAGCCAGGATGGACCTAGATACCACGCGAGGTAAATATGGTTACGAAAAAATTATTACAGCTTTAGAGCAACAGGAAATCGATATTTTGGTAGGTACACAAATGCTTACTAAAGGCTTGGATTTTAGAAACGTAAAATTGGTGGGTATTATGAATGCTGATAATATGTTAAACTTTCCAGATTTTAGAGCGCACGAACGCAGTTTTCAGCTAATGCTTCAAGTGTCGGGTAGAGCAGGACGTACCGAAGAGCGTGGAAAGGTTTTAATTCAAACATACAACCCCCTTCATAATATTTTACAGCAGGTTTCTACTAATAATTATATGGATATGTATAACGAGCAAATGAACGAGCGTTATAATTACAAATATCCTCCCATTTTTAAACAAATAAAAATCACTTTAAAACATAAAGATTTTAGTAGGGTAGATACCGCTGCCACTTGGTATGCGAAATCGTTACGAAATGTATTTGGAGATTTTATTTTAGGCCCCGAATCGCCACCAATTGCTAGAATTAGAAATCAGTTTCATAAAAACATTTTGGTAAAAATACCTAAGAAGCAATCCTTATCAAAAACAAAAGAAGCTATCATTAAAATAAATAATAGCTTTTTAAGTGTAAAAGATTTTCGGTCGGTTAAAGTAATTTTAAATGTCGATAACTTTTAAGGAGTTCGTGTAGGCGCTTAAATATTATTTAAAGCATCAACCAGTTGGGTTTTTTTATTTCTGCTTAAAGGTATTTCGTAAGCACCAACTTCTACATTTTTACTGTTAAACCTGTCAATTTTATCTAAATTCACGATGTATGATTTGTGAATTCTTAAAAACTTGTTTTCTGGTAATTCTTTTTCAAAAGATTTCATAGTAGAAAGAACTACCAAGCTATTTTCTTCTGTAACTAGTTTTACATAATCACCAAGGGCTTCAATCCACTTAATGTCTTTAATGTAAACCTTACGTTTTTTAAGATTACTCTTAACAAAGATATGCTCACCTTCTTCTTCGTTAAAATCTTGAGTTAATTTGTGCTGCTCTAAAGCTTTATCTACAGCCACGTTAAAACGTTCTCTCGTAATTGGTTTGTGTAAATAATCGGTTGCATCGTAATTAA
The genomic region above belongs to Mariniflexile litorale and contains:
- a CDS encoding PAS domain S-box protein, which produces MKNLTKSIKKRYIIFMLTIGIIIISVVLIINRSINLQNTTTNNLNLSSKQGYLMERIERQVYYFSKNKDALSDVNELNKLKELSNELEVSRNYLYSKNIKEGNNRVIDSLFKVIEPDYNKILTSIRNIFNNKEESVVNTSLQTIWESEIPFFKTMDLIVNSYEKEASKKLQKLKYTIFFLGVIAALILLGEFMFVLVPAFNQLLKKHNELEQANKELAISENKIKENMLELTKLKTDLEIKDTYNKVFIEQAPTAIAMLDKDMKYIAVSQRWIKDYKMEGQEIIGRSHYDIFPEIGDDWKANHQKGLKGAIDVCDEAPFVRADGTVQWIYWDVRPWYISEGNIGGLIMHTGDITHLKEKEEERVQIEIILDKTNEVARIGAWEINLEKDRIFWSKMVREIHEVPENYEPDLETAINFFKEGESRNILEKVVGEAMEHGTPYDVEVELVTLKGNILWTRAMGQAEIVGGKCIRLFGVFQDINDKKLSQLALNKAHTELKAIFNSGAVSIVATEVDGIISHFNHGAEILTGYSASEMIGLQRPTFFHLREELDKFRIDIAKQYNKNPIGFSAQEELSKHNAYDTREWTYKRKDGSTIPVQLTLTSIKDDQGELIGFLGISTDISEKRIAQDELLRKNQLLNFAEEITLMGNWQWDTVTDKVKWSNNLYNIFKLDKRIDNLKFDTYFNFVHPEDKDIVADYFNKTVEEKSLNRFTHRIITGDGELKFIQLLGEVITNSKGEVIEMIGTCQDITASKVSEKELHDAHVQLQAIFNSGPIGIVTTDIKGVINYFNRGAEILTGYSASEMMRLQTPFIYHTEEELDKFKSDIAKQYDKNPIGFHPQLELSKNNAYDTREWTYIRKDGSTLPVQLTLTGIKDEQGKDIGFLGVSIDVSERRKSENELLRNNKLLNFAEELTMMGNWQVDLVNNSEKWSKNLYHIFGLEENTEITRNTFISFVHPEDKERVAKHVEKSIKDKNFNDLMFRIKLKNGTIKTLLNLAEIVVDTMGNVIELVGTCQDVTQQRMAEKKFRGLLESAPDAMVIVNERRQIQLINKQAEILFGYSAEELFEKRVDILIPKRFSSTDPRTKVMGEAKESIAINKNGKEIPVQISFSPLQTEEGLLVSAAIRDITEQKLAENELLRKNQLLSFAEKITMMGNWQLDLVTNNMKWSANLYQIFGLEENTKLTFDTYLSFVHSEDIEKIIKHKEVAFRDKKFDNLIHRIKLKDGTVKTIQLLAEVITDTSGRIIEVIGTCQDVTAQKMAENKFRGLLESAPDAMVIVNEKGKIQLINKQAEKLFGYSLEELFGNSVEILIPKGFSVTHSVDDNGFFFNPKTIGIGEGKELFGINKKGKEIPIQISLSPLQTEEGLLVSAAIRDITIQKLAENELLRKNQLLSFAEKITMMGNWQMDAFTSTIQWSANLYKIFRIEEKTELNFDVYLSFVHPEDLEKVIKHREASIKDKKFTDLMHRVKLRDGTVKMIQLLAEVITDNLGNVIELIGTCQDVTAQKMAENKFRGLLESAPDAMVIVNEKGKIQLINKQAEKLFGYSLEELFEKSVEILIPGRFIGNHKAHRDGFFSNPKTRGMGDGKELFGINKSGHEIPIQISLSPLQTEEGLLVSAAIRDITTQKLAARKIIESKESLEVLANKLTVQNTQLADFAHITSHNLRAPVSNLNSLLGFYNTSENEEDKASLFKKFEKVINHLTQTLNTLVAAIKTKNETSQNLEEITFDEVLIKTKEILSGEILKSGIIITSDFSKIKKVSYNKVYLESIFLNLVGNAIKYRSDGRLPELFIESEIEKGKIKLKFKDNGMGIDLKRHGSKLFGLNKVFHRHPDAKGVGLFMTKMQIEAMGGKISATSEVNIGSTFNINFN
- a CDS encoding response regulator produces the protein MNDPLNICIVDDDDIYQYTIIKTLESLKLAKKIIVFSDGEEAIDFMMDNLNNMDELPDVIFLDINMPIMDGFQFMEEYVKIKPNIGKKIIIYMVSSSVDPIDIEKAKSITGISDYIIKPIHPGELKSILEKLDIKGML
- a CDS encoding HPF/RaiA family ribosome-associated protein, which translates into the protein MTVNFQYVGVDVSDTLSAFTEEKLEKLFIKYEFLISAAVYFKQDENKHDTGKICNIELSLPGPRIFATSTERNFEVSVRETISDLERQLEKRKEVFKTH
- the rlmH gene encoding 23S rRNA (pseudouridine(1915)-N(3))-methyltransferase RlmH, which codes for MTIKLIAIGKTDNRDLQSLMDDYTKRLGFYIKFSIDIIPDLKNTKNLSEEQQKQKEGELILNRLSATDVLILLDENGKQQSSVAFSEYLQKHMNSGIKQLIFVIGGPYGFSQDVYNKANGKLSLSKMTFSHQMIRLFFIEQLYRGFTILRNEPYHHR
- the nadC gene encoding carboxylating nicotinate-nucleotide diphosphorylase; amino-acid sequence: MITQEQFDQEVKSIISNAIREDVGDGDHSSLACIPNNARGRAKLLVKDKGIIGGVNFAKKVFAYVDKNLKLEVLIEDGSEVTYGDIVMYVEGSSQSILKAERTVLNAMQRMSAIATKTKMFVDLLEGTKTKVLDTRKTTPGIRVLEKWAVKIGGGENHRFALYDMIMLKDNHIDFAGGITKAIEMSKQYLKDTGKDLQIMVEARNLTEVEEILQNDGVFRILLDNFDYEDTRKAVKMIGNICLTESSGNINETTIRHYAECGVDYISSGALTHSVHNMDLSLKAIK
- a CDS encoding YihY/virulence factor BrkB family protein; this encodes MTKPLEEKLDKIPIVNILVRFFKRAKLPGLEGLSFYDLLELYITGIVKGALTTRASAIAFSFFMALFPFLLFILIIIPYVPIDDFKIEFLRFLESFLPPSTSDFFFENIFEGIDNSQRGGLLSSVFVLSIALMANGVNALFSGFENSYHEQLSRNVFRQYLFALGVALILAFLLIITIAVLGYFQIYVVQKVLDTLHDKGYNVAEQSVFWFNMAKYVFFVFIVYIATATMYYFGTKEGKYSKFFSVGASFTTFLIILLSFLFGIYIENFGQYNKLYGSIGALLILMFYLWINANILLLGHELNTSLNKLHKRS